In Sphingopyxis sp. FD7, a single window of DNA contains:
- the msrB gene encoding peptide-methionine (R)-S-oxide reductase MsrB, translating to MIARRHLLGGLALGSGIVAAPMLFAKSARPKAEPGWRLSEAEWKKRLSPLEYRILREAATERPFTSPLDREKRAGTFVCAGCALPLYSSKTKYDSGTGWPSFWAPLKGAIGTATDYDLGYPRTEVHCRRCGGHLGHVFNDGPKPTGKRYCMNGAALRFRPA from the coding sequence ATGATCGCGCGACGTCATCTTCTGGGCGGCCTGGCGCTTGGCAGCGGCATCGTCGCCGCGCCGATGCTGTTCGCCAAGTCGGCGCGGCCCAAGGCCGAGCCGGGCTGGCGCCTGTCCGAAGCCGAATGGAAAAAGCGCCTGTCGCCGCTCGAATATCGCATACTGCGCGAGGCGGCGACCGAACGACCCTTCACCAGCCCGCTCGACAGGGAAAAGCGCGCCGGCACGTTCGTCTGCGCGGGCTGCGCGCTGCCGCTTTATTCGAGCAAGACCAAATATGACAGCGGCACCGGCTGGCCGAGCTTCTGGGCGCCGCTGAAAGGCGCGATCGGCACCGCGACCGACTATGACCTCGGCTATCCGCGTACCGAGGTCCATTGTCGGCGCTGCGGTGGCCACCTCGGCCATGTCTTCAACGACGGGCCGAAACCGACGGGCAAGCGTTATTGCATGAATGGCGCGGCGCTGCGCTTCCGCCCCGCCTAA
- a CDS encoding DUF4402 domain-containing protein, producing MRTTGMKRALLGAAIAAFAFNASAAHAATATSTATAKILRQITLTNTSDLQFATIISGATASTVSVSTAGAVSCGAGLTCTGTTTAANFDVEGTEGAVVVVGGDANVTLNGSLGGTMSSSLTYSDTTITLGASGGSFQVGGTLNVGANQTAGDYSGTFNVTANYQ from the coding sequence ATGCGCACCACTGGAATGAAGCGCGCCCTGCTGGGCGCCGCGATTGCTGCTTTCGCCTTCAACGCCTCGGCGGCGCACGCGGCGACCGCGACGAGCACGGCGACCGCCAAGATCCTGCGCCAGATCACGCTCACCAACACCAGCGACCTGCAGTTCGCGACGATCATCAGCGGCGCGACCGCTTCGACCGTCAGCGTCTCGACCGCTGGCGCGGTCAGCTGTGGCGCGGGGCTGACCTGCACCGGCACGACCACTGCCGCGAACTTCGATGTCGAAGGCACCGAAGGCGCGGTCGTCGTGGTTGGCGGCGATGCGAACGTCACGCTCAATGGCTCGCTTGGCGGCACGATGAGCTCGTCGCTGACCTATTCGGATACGACGATCACGCTCGGCGCGAGCGGGGGCAGCTTCCAGGTCGGCGGCACGCTGAACGTCGGCGCCAACCAGACCGCGGGCGATTACAGCGGCACGTTCAACGTCACCGCGAACTACCAGTAA
- the rsmG gene encoding 16S rRNA (guanine(527)-N(7))-methyltransferase RsmG: MSAAELLKDEHAARGWLTQAFAPSTEQWTQLERFAAMLVAENDRQNLIAASTIPTIWVRHIADSAQLLGLDTGGKGLWVDLGSGPGLPGLVVAILSARPMLLIESRRRRCDFLRAVVADLGLGHVEVAEAPLERIETRPAATISARAFAPLDRLIDLSARFSTESTRWLLPKGRNGVKELASLPEAWQRMFHVEQSRTDAESGILVGTGRIAPKKRGKA, translated from the coding sequence GTGAGCGCTGCCGAACTATTGAAGGATGAACACGCTGCGCGCGGCTGGCTGACGCAGGCGTTCGCGCCTTCGACCGAACAATGGACGCAGCTCGAGCGGTTCGCGGCGATGCTGGTGGCCGAGAATGACCGGCAGAACCTGATCGCCGCGTCCACGATCCCGACGATTTGGGTGCGGCATATTGCCGACAGCGCGCAGTTGCTCGGACTCGATACCGGAGGCAAGGGGCTTTGGGTCGACCTGGGGAGCGGGCCAGGATTGCCGGGGCTGGTCGTCGCGATTCTGAGCGCGCGGCCGATGCTGCTCATCGAATCGCGCCGCCGCCGCTGCGATTTCCTGCGCGCGGTCGTGGCCGATCTGGGTCTTGGCCATGTGGAGGTCGCCGAAGCGCCGCTTGAGCGCATCGAAACGCGCCCCGCGGCGACGATCAGCGCGCGCGCCTTTGCGCCGCTCGACCGGCTCATCGACTTATCCGCGCGTTTTTCCACCGAATCGACGCGCTGGCTGCTGCCAAAAGGGCGAAACGGGGTTAAGGAACTGGCATCGCTGCCCGAGGCGTGGCAGAGAATGTTCCACGTGGAACAGAGCCGTACCGATGCCGAAAGCGGCATATTGGTCGGAACGGGGCGTATCGCGCCGAAAAAGCGAGGGAAAGCATGA
- a CDS encoding MSCRAMM family protein has translation MIRAALGRWRRGALAVLALVGAMVPTGTQALERSSLSIRADSWAPNEDDSWLFDVRSGPYRLGDGVRGYQTPQGICVDLGDVVLALDLAVRVDRKLRRATGWVFDERRSLSIDRDAGEVRAGSARYRLDATTIRDTAAGWCVDLDSLNQWLGVPLAADLSNAVLRVDTKDKLPFQLAAERRARAAAIRPPAHFDLASLPQAARPYRAWATPSVDVVASAGAVSDKRGGSHVQARYEIFAAGELAGQSFDARLSSDNEGVPDSLRMRLYRTDPDGRLLGPLRATHYAAGDVSLLSTGIVAASAAGRGAVVTNRPVERPDAFDKTDFRGDLPAGWDAELYRNGQLLAFTTPTGDGRYEFIDVPLQYGANRFEIVLYGPQGQIRREIRQVQVGMDSIPPQQTWYWAGIAQEDTDLFSFGNRRRGAFRRGWRGTLGIERGLDTRTSIAAHAHSLLIENVRRNYGEVALRRSIGPTLLEVGVAQADDGGGAARASWLAAFGETHIRADAMRGWGGFVSDRFVNNVNAITSVSLDQSVKLGRTMLPLHFDLRHVERGSGFDSIEASARASANFRALTFTGQLDWSRTKAPVGPDPPDNLTASLLANARIGRVRLRGEARFALAGEGGDTRMTLIGEWAGKGDAEWRAELGYDRGLDRARIGAGYTRRFKALQLSGFGEVASDGSVAASLSLAFSFGPDSGGGWRVSSEKLASRGQVVAEVWMDENGDGLRQSEEAALPGVPLTAGHGHADAATDAAGRGTIDGLEPFRPVLIGVDAGSLPDPYVQPAVPGVVVTPRPGVATRIAIPMTAAGEIEGIVRRDGGNPVEGLLVELVDAEGRVRAATVTEFDGYFLFEGVAYGRYTVRPGKASAAALRLDSRFTMAAAPGKASPRVRLGTLMLKPVRRDVLAGDDASPGSNGARAPPGNGGL, from the coding sequence ATGATCCGCGCGGCGCTTGGCCGATGGCGGAGGGGCGCGCTGGCGGTGCTGGCGCTGGTGGGGGCAATGGTCCCGACCGGCACCCAGGCGCTTGAACGCTCGTCGCTCTCCATTCGGGCCGACAGCTGGGCACCGAATGAGGACGACAGCTGGTTGTTCGACGTGCGGTCGGGGCCGTACCGCCTCGGCGACGGGGTGCGCGGCTATCAGACGCCGCAGGGGATCTGCGTCGACCTCGGCGATGTCGTGCTCGCGCTCGACCTTGCGGTGCGCGTCGACCGGAAGTTGCGCCGCGCAACCGGCTGGGTGTTTGACGAGCGGCGCAGCCTGTCGATCGATCGCGACGCGGGCGAGGTGCGCGCGGGAAGCGCCCGCTATCGCCTCGACGCGACGACGATCCGCGATACCGCGGCGGGCTGGTGCGTCGATCTCGACAGCCTGAACCAGTGGCTCGGCGTGCCGCTCGCCGCCGATTTGTCGAATGCGGTGCTGCGCGTCGATACGAAGGACAAGCTGCCCTTTCAGCTCGCCGCCGAACGCCGCGCGCGCGCCGCCGCGATCCGCCCACCGGCGCACTTCGACCTCGCCAGCCTGCCGCAGGCGGCGCGGCCGTACCGGGCGTGGGCGACGCCGTCGGTCGATGTCGTCGCCTCGGCGGGCGCAGTATCGGACAAGCGCGGCGGTTCCCATGTGCAGGCGCGCTACGAGATTTTTGCGGCGGGCGAACTCGCCGGGCAGAGCTTCGATGCGCGGCTGTCGTCGGACAATGAGGGCGTGCCCGACAGCCTCAGGATGCGCCTCTACCGCACAGATCCCGACGGACGGCTGCTGGGGCCGCTGCGGGCGACGCATTACGCGGCGGGGGATGTCAGCCTGCTGTCGACGGGAATCGTCGCCGCTTCGGCGGCCGGCCGCGGCGCGGTGGTGACCAACCGCCCCGTCGAGCGGCCCGACGCCTTCGACAAGACCGATTTTCGCGGCGACCTGCCCGCGGGCTGGGATGCCGAACTGTATCGCAACGGGCAGTTGCTCGCCTTCACCACGCCGACGGGCGACGGCCGTTACGAGTTTATCGACGTGCCGCTGCAATATGGCGCCAATCGGTTCGAGATCGTGCTTTATGGCCCGCAGGGGCAGATCCGCCGCGAGATCCGGCAGGTGCAGGTCGGCATGGATTCGATTCCCCCGCAGCAAACCTGGTATTGGGCGGGCATCGCGCAGGAGGATACCGACCTTTTCAGCTTCGGAAACCGGCGGCGTGGAGCGTTTCGTCGCGGCTGGCGCGGCACGCTGGGGATCGAACGCGGGCTGGACACGCGCACGTCGATCGCCGCTCATGCGCACAGCCTGCTGATCGAGAATGTCCGCCGTAACTATGGCGAGGTCGCGCTGCGGCGTTCGATCGGCCCGACCTTGCTCGAAGTCGGCGTGGCGCAGGCCGACGATGGCGGTGGCGCGGCACGCGCGAGCTGGCTCGCCGCCTTTGGCGAGACCCATATTCGCGCCGACGCGATGCGCGGCTGGGGCGGGTTTGTGTCGGACAGATTCGTGAACAATGTCAATGCTATAACCTCGGTTTCGCTCGACCAGTCGGTCAAGCTCGGGCGGACGATGCTGCCGCTGCATTTCGATCTGCGGCACGTCGAGCGCGGGTCGGGGTTCGACAGCATCGAGGCGAGTGCGCGCGCGTCGGCGAATTTCCGCGCGCTGACCTTTACGGGCCAGCTCGACTGGAGCCGGACGAAGGCGCCGGTGGGGCCCGACCCGCCCGACAATCTGACCGCCAGCCTGCTCGCCAACGCGCGCATCGGGCGCGTGCGTCTCCGCGGCGAGGCGCGCTTTGCGCTGGCCGGCGAGGGCGGCGACACCCGCATGACGCTGATCGGCGAATGGGCCGGGAAGGGTGACGCCGAATGGCGCGCCGAGCTCGGCTATGATCGCGGGCTCGATCGCGCGCGCATCGGCGCTGGATATACGCGCCGTTTCAAGGCGTTGCAGCTCAGTGGTTTTGGCGAGGTGGCGAGCGACGGGTCGGTGGCGGCGTCGCTTTCCCTTGCTTTCAGCTTCGGACCGGATAGCGGCGGCGGCTGGCGCGTGTCGAGCGAGAAGCTCGCGAGCCGCGGGCAGGTGGTCGCCGAAGTGTGGATGGACGAAAATGGAGACGGCCTGCGGCAGTCGGAGGAAGCGGCGCTGCCGGGCGTGCCGCTGACCGCGGGCCACGGCCATGCCGACGCGGCGACCGACGCGGCGGGGCGTGGGACGATCGACGGGCTCGAACCCTTTCGTCCGGTGCTGATCGGCGTTGATGCGGGCAGCCTGCCCGACCCCTATGTCCAGCCTGCGGTGCCGGGGGTGGTGGTTACGCCGCGGCCGGGCGTCGCGACCCGCATCGCCATACCGATGACCGCCGCGGGCGAGATCGAGGGTATCGTGCGCCGCGACGGCGGCAACCCGGTCGAGGGGCTGCTCGTCGAGCTGGTCGACGCCGAAGGGCGCGTGCGCGCGGCGACGGTCACCGAGTTCGATGGCTATTTTCTGTTCGAGGGCGTCGCTTACGGGCGTTATACGGTGCGGCCGGGCAAGGCGTCGGCGGCGGCGTTGCGGCTCGACAGCCGTTTCACGATGGCCGCGGCGCCGGGCAAGGCAAGCCCGCGCGTGCGGCTGGGCACGCTGATGCTGAAGCCGGTGCGTCGCGATGTCCTGGCGGGCGACGATGCGTCGCCGGGGTCCAACGGCGCGCGCGCCCCGCCGGGGAATGGTGGGTTGTAG
- a CDS encoding NAD(P)/FAD-dependent oxidoreductase: MSEAIGSQNRPTSVDVAIIGAGPAGLTAAYLLTKQGYSVTVIEKDPVYVGGISRTVEHEGFRFDIGGHRFFSKSREVVELWNEILPDDFIERPRMSRIYYEGKFYSYPLRAFEALWNLGVIRSTLCMMSYAKAKLLPRKKVRSFEDWTVGQFGRKLYSIFFKTYTEKVWGMPCDEMSADWAAQRIKGLSLGGAVIDGLKRSLGLNKKPNDGMATKTLLETFRYPRLGPGMMWEAARDKVLAGGNHVLMGHSFKQLTQDQTTGRWRMTATGPDGDVVIDAARVISSAPMRELAARIHPLPACALTAAPRLKYRDFLTVALKVRSEELFPDNWIYIHDSQVQVGRVQNFRSWSPEMVPDPAIACVGLEYFCFEGDGLWSSSDADLIALATREMAILGLCRAEDVVGGAVVRQEKAYPVYDDDYAAHVETMRSELEARYPTLHMVGRNGMHRYNNQDHAMMTAMLTVRNIVAGERLYDIWGVNEDAEYHESGTEGERAALASVRDVPARVARAA; encoded by the coding sequence ATGTCCGAAGCCATTGGTTCGCAAAACCGCCCGACGAGCGTCGATGTGGCGATCATCGGCGCGGGGCCGGCGGGACTCACCGCCGCCTATCTGCTGACCAAGCAAGGCTATTCGGTCACGGTGATCGAAAAGGATCCCGTCTACGTCGGCGGGATCAGCCGCACGGTCGAGCATGAAGGCTTTCGTTTCGACATCGGCGGGCACCGCTTTTTCTCGAAAAGCCGCGAAGTCGTCGAGCTGTGGAACGAGATTTTGCCCGACGACTTCATCGAGCGGCCGCGGATGAGCCGCATCTATTATGAAGGCAAGTTCTACAGCTATCCCCTGCGCGCGTTCGAGGCGCTGTGGAACCTCGGCGTGATCCGCTCGACCCTGTGCATGATGAGCTATGCCAAGGCGAAGCTGCTGCCCAGGAAAAAGGTGCGCAGTTTCGAGGACTGGACGGTGGGCCAGTTCGGGCGGAAGCTCTATTCGATCTTTTTCAAGACCTATACCGAAAAGGTGTGGGGGATGCCGTGCGACGAAATGTCGGCCGACTGGGCGGCGCAGCGCATCAAGGGGCTGAGCCTCGGCGGCGCGGTGATCGACGGGCTGAAGCGCAGCCTGGGGCTGAACAAGAAGCCGAATGACGGCATGGCGACCAAAACCCTGCTCGAAACCTTCCGCTATCCGCGGCTCGGCCCCGGCATGATGTGGGAGGCCGCACGCGACAAGGTGTTGGCGGGTGGCAACCATGTGCTGATGGGTCACAGCTTCAAGCAGCTGACGCAGGATCAGACGACGGGGCGGTGGCGGATGACCGCGACCGGACCCGACGGCGATGTCGTCATCGACGCGGCGCGCGTCATCAGCTCGGCGCCGATGCGCGAGCTCGCCGCGCGCATCCATCCGCTTCCGGCGTGCGCGCTCACCGCGGCGCCCAGGCTCAAGTATCGCGACTTTCTGACCGTCGCGCTCAAGGTCCGCTCGGAAGAGCTTTTCCCCGACAACTGGATCTATATCCACGACAGCCAGGTGCAGGTCGGCCGCGTGCAGAACTTCCGCAGCTGGTCGCCCGAAATGGTCCCCGACCCGGCGATAGCGTGCGTCGGCCTTGAGTATTTCTGTTTCGAGGGTGACGGGCTGTGGTCGTCGAGCGACGCCGATCTCATTGCACTCGCGACCAGGGAAATGGCGATCCTTGGTCTTTGCAGGGCCGAGGACGTCGTCGGCGGCGCGGTGGTGCGGCAGGAAAAGGCCTATCCCGTCTATGACGATGATTATGCCGCGCATGTCGAGACGATGCGCAGCGAGCTCGAGGCGCGTTACCCGACGCTGCACATGGTCGGGCGCAACGGGATGCACCGCTATAACAACCAGGATCATGCGATGATGACCGCGATGCTGACCGTGCGCAACATCGTCGCGGGCGAGAGGCTTTACGATATCTGGGGCGTCAACGAGGACGCCGAATATCATGAAAGCGGCACCGAGGGCGAACGCGCGGCGCTGGCGTCGGTGCGTGACGTGCCCGCGCGCGTCGCCAGGGCCGCCTGA
- a CDS encoding ParB/RepB/Spo0J family partition protein, with protein sequence MTDKKEENSVSSPRKRPSGLGRGLNALFGDVAVEAPVLATPGGAARAAPVAGDSVQHVPVGAIRPLPGQPRRHFDEAAIAELADSIGLRGLLQPIIVRRSPDGDGFQLVAGERRWRAAQRAGLHQIPALVRELNDAATYEIALVENIQRQDLNAIEEASAYRRLIEDFGHNQEALAKLVGKSRSHVANLMRLLDLPDAVQALVGDGSLAMGHARALIGADDAEAIARKVVKEGLSVRAVEALVRAGRGGGRKAPLEYKSMDGPGGRDPDIVAVERHLSELLGIGVAIQYAGGGKGALTLKFASLDQLDMICQRLSGEGI encoded by the coding sequence ATGACTGATAAAAAAGAAGAAAATAGCGTATCCTCGCCGCGCAAACGCCCGTCCGGCCTGGGGCGCGGGCTGAACGCGCTGTTCGGCGACGTCGCGGTCGAGGCGCCGGTTCTGGCAACGCCGGGCGGCGCGGCGCGCGCCGCGCCGGTGGCGGGCGATTCCGTGCAGCATGTGCCCGTCGGCGCGATCCGCCCGCTGCCCGGTCAGCCGCGCCGCCATTTCGACGAGGCGGCGATCGCCGAACTCGCCGATTCGATTGGCCTGCGCGGCTTGTTGCAACCGATCATCGTGCGCCGGTCGCCCGATGGCGATGGTTTTCAGCTGGTTGCGGGTGAGCGCCGCTGGCGTGCGGCGCAGCGCGCGGGGCTGCACCAGATTCCGGCGCTCGTGCGCGAGCTGAACGATGCCGCGACCTATGAGATCGCGCTCGTCGAGAATATCCAGCGGCAGGATCTGAACGCGATCGAGGAGGCGAGCGCCTATCGCCGCCTGATCGAGGATTTCGGGCATAATCAGGAAGCACTCGCGAAACTGGTCGGCAAGTCGCGCAGCCATGTCGCAAATCTGATGCGCCTGCTCGACCTGCCCGACGCCGTGCAGGCGCTCGTCGGCGACGGGTCGCTCGCGATGGGCCACGCGCGCGCGCTGATCGGCGCCGACGATGCCGAAGCGATCGCGCGCAAGGTGGTCAAGGAAGGCTTGTCGGTGCGCGCGGTCGAGGCGCTGGTGCGCGCGGGGCGCGGCGGCGGGCGCAAGGCGCCGCTCGAATATAAGAGCATGGACGGCCCCGGCGGGCGCGACCCCGACATCGTCGCGGTCGAGCGCCATCTGTCCGAACTGCTCGGTATCGGGGTGGCGATCCAATATGCGGGCGGCGGCAAGGGTGCGCTGACGCTGAAATTCGCGTCGCTCGACCAGCTCGACATGATCTGCCAGCGATTGTCGGGCGAGGGTATCTAG
- a CDS encoding GtrA family protein, translating to MQSALRLIASVRRGEVRWVNYLLASALALGSDAGLFLLLLDAGLAPVPASATGYCAGILVHWLISSRLVFADGAAARGTGERHRQKLLFVGSAVVGLAVTTAIVGGGSALGLDPRLAKLVAIIVSFQTTYLLRRHIVFRAAAG from the coding sequence ATGCAATCCGCGCTCAGACTCATCGCATCGGTGCGCCGCGGCGAGGTCCGCTGGGTCAATTATCTGCTCGCGAGCGCGCTTGCGCTCGGCAGCGACGCCGGGCTGTTCCTGCTCCTGCTCGATGCCGGACTGGCTCCGGTTCCGGCGTCGGCTACCGGCTATTGCGCCGGCATCCTCGTCCACTGGCTGATCTCCAGCCGCCTCGTCTTTGCCGACGGCGCCGCGGCGCGCGGCACGGGTGAGCGGCATCGCCAGAAGCTGCTCTTCGTCGGATCGGCGGTCGTCGGGCTTGCGGTCACCACCGCGATCGTCGGCGGCGGCAGCGCGCTGGGGCTCGACCCCCGGCTGGCGAAGCTCGTGGCGATCATCGTCAGTTTCCAGACGACCTATTTGCTGCGCCGCCATATCGTGTTCCGGGCTGCTGCGGGATGA
- a CDS encoding ParA family protein, translated as MIRIAVANQKGGVGKTTTAINLATALAATGWRTLIIDLDPQGNASTGLGIKQAQRECSSYELLRGDATVAECAIATAVPRLDIVSATVDLSGAEIELIEFQDRLHRLQKALSGAEAGQWDICLIDCPPSLGMLTLNALIAAESLLVPLQCEFFALEGLSQLLTTVERVRERFNQKLSILGVALTMFDRRNRLTDQVSDDVREVLGPVVFDTVIPRNVRLSEAPSHGLPALIYDHRCAGSAAYIALARELIDRLPEIRKAA; from the coding sequence ATGATCCGCATTGCCGTGGCGAACCAGAAGGGTGGGGTCGGCAAGACAACGACAGCGATCAATCTGGCGACCGCACTCGCGGCGACGGGCTGGCGCACGCTGATCATCGACCTCGATCCGCAGGGCAATGCCTCGACGGGGCTGGGGATCAAGCAGGCGCAACGCGAATGCTCAAGCTATGAGTTGCTGCGCGGGGATGCGACGGTGGCCGAATGCGCGATCGCGACCGCCGTACCGCGGCTCGACATCGTCAGCGCGACGGTCGATCTGTCGGGCGCCGAGATCGAGCTGATCGAGTTTCAGGACCGCCTCCACCGGCTGCAAAAAGCCCTGTCGGGCGCCGAAGCGGGGCAATGGGACATTTGCCTGATCGATTGCCCGCCGTCACTGGGGATGCTGACGCTCAATGCGCTGATCGCCGCCGAATCGCTGCTCGTGCCGCTGCAATGCGAATTTTTTGCGCTCGAGGGATTGAGTCAGCTGCTCACGACGGTCGAGCGCGTGCGCGAGCGTTTCAACCAGAAATTGTCGATCCTCGGGGTCGCGCTCACCATGTTCGACCGGCGCAACCGGCTGACCGACCAGGTGTCCGACGATGTGCGCGAGGTGCTGGGGCCGGTGGTGTTCGACACGGTGATCCCGCGCAACGTTCGCTTGTCCGAAGCGCCGAGCCACGGGCTCCCCGCGCTCATCTATGACCATCGCTGCGCCGGGTCGGCGGCCTATATTGCGCTCGCGCGCGAGCTGATCGACCGGCTTCCCGAGATTCGCAAGGCAGCATAA
- a CDS encoding fimbrial biogenesis chaperone, whose translation MLRLFKAFRLLAAGALALLSVPAHAAGDLLVAPTRVILDGSRGTEVVLNNIGAEPATYRVSLEVKRMTAAGGLDEIAEADANDAERAALNMIVFSPRRVTLPPNQPQVVRVGVRVPEGTPPGEYRAHMLFRAVPDAVAATAEPRPASTGVSIALTPIYGITIPVIVRVGDLDAEAAIGEAWVSESDEGAAFNFDLTRTGNRSVYGDIEVTRPGVAEPLLVARGIAVYPEIAERQVSLRVPQEVAAKLKGSVRIRYTEDRELGGGTIDEAERVVR comes from the coding sequence ATGCTGCGCCTTTTCAAAGCCTTTCGCCTGCTTGCCGCGGGCGCGCTCGCCTTGCTGTCGGTGCCCGCGCACGCCGCGGGCGACCTGCTCGTCGCGCCGACGCGCGTCATTCTCGACGGGTCGCGCGGGACCGAAGTCGTGCTCAACAATATCGGTGCCGAGCCCGCGACTTATCGCGTCAGCCTTGAAGTCAAGCGGATGACCGCAGCGGGCGGGCTCGACGAGATCGCCGAAGCCGATGCGAATGATGCCGAAAGGGCGGCGCTGAACATGATCGTCTTCAGCCCGCGCCGCGTCACCCTGCCGCCGAATCAGCCCCAGGTCGTGCGCGTCGGCGTGCGCGTGCCCGAAGGGACGCCGCCGGGCGAATATCGCGCGCACATGCTGTTCCGCGCGGTCCCCGATGCGGTTGCGGCGACCGCCGAGCCCAGGCCCGCGAGCACGGGCGTGTCGATCGCGCTGACGCCGATCTATGGCATCACCATCCCGGTGATCGTGCGCGTCGGTGACCTGGACGCCGAGGCGGCGATCGGCGAGGCCTGGGTGAGCGAGAGCGATGAGGGCGCAGCGTTCAATTTCGATCTGACGCGTACGGGCAATCGCTCGGTCTATGGCGACATTGAGGTGACGCGGCCGGGGGTAGCCGAGCCGCTGCTCGTCGCACGCGGCATCGCGGTCTATCCCGAAATCGCCGAGCGCCAGGTGTCGCTGCGCGTGCCGCAGGAGGTCGCGGCGAAGCTCAAGGGGTCGGTGCGCATTCGCTATACCGAAGACCGCGAGCTCGGCGGCGGAACGATCGACGAAGCCGAGCGGGTGGTGAGGTGA
- a CDS encoding patatin-like phospholipase family protein, giving the protein MAGGLAIVLSGGGAKGAFQVGVVHELVVNRGVRLDIVAGVSTGAIQALGVAQDDVPALLDAWLGIRGNSSIYKPRPLGVVGGLLGEDALYDTAPLKRLLKRFANEERLRASGRKLLLGVVNLGTGRYRTIDERVPGIHNWVYASCAMPVFFDPLKTRAADGTEEQWVDGGVRDVTPLSSALQLNPRGVIAVRASPAPQPGAVRTFPNLIKIGLRAVDILQSEVSANDLAGAALINDLIAAREGQLRALQAAGIGGAEAARILHPLDVQIARYRFAPIRIIEPDEEVAETLEFDPQKIRAAIDAGRRAVDREWDALEPLLS; this is encoded by the coding sequence ATGGCAGGCGGACTGGCGATCGTTTTGAGCGGCGGCGGCGCCAAGGGCGCCTTTCAGGTGGGCGTCGTCCACGAACTCGTCGTGAACCGCGGCGTCCGGCTCGACATCGTCGCCGGCGTTTCGACCGGCGCGATCCAGGCGCTCGGCGTCGCGCAGGACGATGTGCCCGCGCTGCTCGACGCCTGGCTCGGAATCAGGGGAAACAGCTCGATCTACAAGCCCCGCCCGCTCGGCGTCGTCGGCGGGCTGCTCGGCGAGGATGCGCTCTACGACACCGCGCCGCTCAAACGGCTGCTCAAACGTTTCGCCAATGAGGAAAGGTTGCGCGCGAGCGGGCGCAAGCTGTTGCTCGGCGTCGTCAATCTCGGCACCGGCCGCTATCGCACGATCGACGAGCGTGTGCCCGGCATCCACAATTGGGTCTATGCAAGCTGCGCGATGCCGGTCTTCTTCGATCCCTTGAAGACGCGCGCCGCCGACGGGACCGAGGAACAATGGGTCGACGGCGGCGTGCGCGACGTGACGCCGCTCAGCTCCGCCTTGCAGCTGAATCCGCGCGGGGTGATCGCGGTACGCGCCTCGCCCGCGCCGCAGCCGGGGGCGGTGCGCACCTTTCCCAACCTCATCAAGATCGGGCTGCGCGCGGTCGACATCCTCCAGTCGGAGGTGTCGGCGAACGACCTTGCCGGCGCCGCGCTCATCAACGACCTGATCGCCGCGCGCGAGGGCCAGCTCCGCGCGCTTCAGGCCGCGGGCATCGGCGGCGCCGAGGCCGCGCGCATCCTGCATCCGCTCGACGTCCAGATCGCGCGCTACCGCTTCGCACCGATCCGCATCATCGAGCCCGACGAAGAGGTCGCCGAAACGCTCGAGTTCGATCCCCAAAAGATCCGCGCCGCCATCGACGCCGGCCGCCGCGCGGTCGACCGCGAATGGGACGCGCTGGAGCCGTTGCTGAGTTGA